A single genomic interval of Lewinellaceae bacterium harbors:
- the ggt gene encoding gamma-glutamyltransferase, with translation MKRIISLFGLVLFLLNTGCRQASPVWGGYTISKVAQDKQGMVVSAHPVASQVGTEILKAGGNAVDAAIAVQFALAVVYPVAGNIGGGGFMLIRQADGHTDALDYREKAPAAAGRDMYLDSTGAVIPGLSLNGHLASGVPGSVDGMLEAFSRYSQLKDFKKLIQPAIDLAEKGFHLTERQANNLNSARESFTKYNTTKPIFVRDSAWKEGDLLIQPDLAQTLIRIRDQGRDGFYAGKTADLIVAEMQAGHGIISHQDLQDYHAQWRSALVGDYRGYQVITMPPSSSGGIALLQLLESVETFPLADYGFQSTEAVHVMVEAERRVYADRAEHLGDMDFYPVPINGLIDPAYNQARMKDFDPVHATPSDAISAGTPAPKESEQTTHFSVVDKDGNAVAVTTTLNGGYGCKTVVAGAGFLLNNEMDDFSSKPGVPNMFGLVGGEANAISPGKRMLSSMTPSIVAKDGKLFMVVGSPGGSTIITSVFQMIVDAVDFGMTMDASVQSTRFHHQWKPDFVFLEPDSLPAATMKGLREMGYELNIRGNIGRVDAIMRQPDGTLVGAADTRGDDHAEGY, from the coding sequence ATGAAGCGGATTATTTCTCTATTTGGATTGGTATTATTCCTGTTAAATACCGGGTGCCGCCAGGCATCCCCGGTGTGGGGTGGATATACGATTAGTAAGGTAGCTCAGGATAAACAGGGAATGGTCGTGAGCGCCCATCCGGTTGCTTCCCAGGTGGGCACTGAAATCCTGAAGGCGGGAGGTAATGCGGTAGATGCAGCGATTGCAGTTCAGTTTGCCCTGGCGGTAGTCTACCCGGTTGCGGGTAACATCGGTGGTGGTGGGTTTATGCTCATTCGTCAGGCAGATGGACATACCGACGCATTGGATTACCGGGAGAAGGCTCCTGCAGCCGCTGGCCGGGATATGTATCTGGACAGTACGGGGGCAGTCATTCCCGGACTCAGCCTGAATGGCCATCTTGCATCAGGGGTTCCGGGTAGCGTGGATGGTATGTTGGAAGCTTTTTCACGGTATTCCCAGTTGAAAGATTTCAAAAAGCTGATTCAGCCGGCAATCGACCTGGCAGAAAAAGGATTTCACCTTACCGAAAGACAGGCGAATAATCTTAATTCAGCCAGGGAATCATTTACCAAATACAATACGACCAAACCGATATTTGTACGCGACTCAGCCTGGAAGGAGGGAGACCTGTTAATCCAGCCGGACCTGGCTCAGACGCTGATCAGGATAAGAGACCAGGGACGCGATGGCTTTTATGCCGGTAAAACAGCGGACCTTATCGTGGCCGAGATGCAAGCCGGTCATGGCATCATCTCCCATCAGGATCTGCAGGATTATCATGCACAATGGCGCAGTGCGCTTGTTGGCGATTACCGTGGGTATCAGGTGATCACGATGCCTCCTTCTTCCAGCGGCGGGATTGCATTGTTGCAGTTGCTGGAATCGGTCGAGACCTTCCCGCTGGCTGATTATGGTTTTCAGTCGACGGAGGCCGTTCATGTTATGGTTGAAGCGGAACGCAGGGTATATGCTGACCGGGCCGAGCATTTGGGAGACATGGATTTTTACCCAGTGCCTATCAATGGCCTGATCGATCCGGCATACAATCAAGCGCGCATGAAAGACTTTGACCCGGTGCACGCTACCCCCAGCGATGCCATATCCGCCGGGACACCCGCACCGAAAGAAAGTGAACAGACCACCCATTTTTCAGTGGTGGATAAAGACGGCAATGCCGTCGCGGTGACCACCACCCTCAATGGCGGTTACGGATGTAAGACCGTGGTGGCCGGAGCCGGCTTTTTGCTCAATAATGAGATGGATGATTTCTCTTCCAAGCCCGGTGTGCCGAATATGTTCGGACTGGTAGGTGGGGAGGCAAATGCCATCAGTCCCGGCAAACGCATGCTCAGCTCGATGACCCCCTCGATCGTCGCCAAAGACGGAAAACTGTTCATGGTGGTCGGATCGCCGGGAGGCTCCACCATCATCACCTCCGTCTTCCAGATGATTGTTGATGCGGTAGACTTCGGGATGACCATGGATGCCTCTGTCCAGTCCACCCGCTTTCACCACCAGTGGAAGCCCGACTTTGTCTTCCTGGAGCCCGACTCCTTGCCCGCAGCTACCATGAAAGGACTACGGGAAATGGGTTACGAACTGAACATACGTGGCAATATCGGCCGGGTGGATGCGATTATGCGCCAGCCTGACGGCACCCTGGTAGGTGCTGCGGATACCCGGGGAGATGATCATGCAGAGGGGTATTGA
- a CDS encoding response regulator has protein sequence MKILLRWRILLTVYCLTALQIYGQEVISRTREEVLQSHLVFENFSQSDGLPEKKAWQMIQDHLGLIWMATESGLVRYDGQYFRLFEIVPGDNTSGINSLSGVIEDHNGELWVSTGSAGVWRFNPEEERFSPFVLDSSKGTSLTIFEVLEDKNNNLWVRSRFDGLYRINPPRDSVSHYVVDLSPDGVPVSLFGFFEDSHGRIWIGALGNEKGGLYLLNPDDGTAEQISYPFMGSFSEAVNGFAEDDKGYIWMATWGGIYRIDPVSLKVDSLDIPIIKSNAILVWDIHIDHNQNIWFASRVGLFCFNPKKNAFSHFQFDPLNPHSLQNNKTFSLMEDDQGNLWISTTTGISRIPLYHNQIYFLSLNQTVEDQKTLSFDGGINKLIFDNSGNLWAATQSAGTFAYNLTTDQYQNFLPGGLSYNVQKDDRGVMWVVASSGVFYYDDDNNKMVFIADDYPPISNDSVGAEALWVKNSKELWFFEPSGLYQIKLQPFQINLALSHKQWEANHISMIPMALLGDSEDHFFLTGGSSGLVWFDALNGSLKQFPEFGNSILVGSHVPHFYIDNRDRLVIPFQNQTNFYYVDDQGNLILQASFPNVVGAVHQDLSGNYWSIESDKITRLDPDREMMEAFNIRGLRSSLDGSFSSDSLEYLYLGTSGGIYVVNPSNFKHISNKYELLFSDLRIKNHSVPIAANSSDTLSFTLPKSMLYLKSLTLPHNMNDFSIELSCLDYSISRKVRYKYQLTGYQKDTVFLKPGDNQAVFTNLSPGNFTLKVWATDQENQWSNQPNLLPIQILAPWYWSWWSKLLYLSILISLIFVFYSYHIGRRLARAEAQQMRIINTMQSRMYTNITHEFRTPLTVISGMVDQILKEPEIWFRDGLAMIKRNTGQVLDLVNQMMDLAKIESGKLNLHWIQGDLIAYIKYLSETYTALASQCDIQFHLIANNSSLMMDFDPDKFQLILTNLVYNAIKFTDPGGQVYLIVEQDSESRLDKNCIIHLKDTGIGIAEEGLSKIFNRFYQTDDSSTRKYGGTGIGLALVKEYVTLLGGNILVNSKLGEGTQFTIIIPIHHNAKIKENQWSTANSGFSGLAPHLELRSAESSSEANLDYPLALIIEDNPDVQTYISGLLKTKYRVITAPDGESGADKAFKHIPDIIISDIMMPKKDGYELVDALKTDERTSHIPIILLTAKADEESRLEGLLKGADAFLTKPFNPKELEIIISQQLKIREQLQKSLAQIDQLREIKPQQINEVEERFIRKIHLVLETNLDSESFGVPELCQALGISRTQLHRKLKAISNSSTSQFIRNYRMQKAKELLLTTDMNVTEVGYAVGYINRSHFSQDFVQVMGQPPSSYKK, from the coding sequence ATGAAAATTTTACTACGCTGGCGGATTCTACTTACTGTTTATTGTTTAACAGCATTGCAGATTTATGGACAAGAAGTAATATCTCGAACTCGGGAAGAGGTGTTGCAATCCCATCTGGTATTTGAAAATTTTAGCCAGTCAGACGGACTACCTGAAAAGAAGGCATGGCAAATGATCCAGGATCATCTTGGGCTCATTTGGATGGCTACGGAAAGTGGATTGGTTCGATACGATGGGCAATATTTTCGATTATTCGAAATTGTACCTGGTGATAATACTTCCGGAATTAACTCTTTGTCCGGAGTTATAGAAGATCACAATGGTGAATTGTGGGTAAGCACAGGTTCAGCTGGGGTTTGGAGATTTAATCCGGAAGAAGAACGATTTAGCCCGTTTGTTTTGGATTCCTCCAAAGGAACATCGTTAACAATATTTGAAGTTCTGGAGGATAAAAACAATAACCTATGGGTACGTTCCCGATTTGATGGTTTGTATCGCATTAATCCTCCACGAGATTCGGTAAGTCATTATGTGGTGGATTTAAGCCCGGATGGAGTTCCGGTTTCTTTGTTCGGTTTTTTTGAGGACTCACATGGAAGAATTTGGATAGGTGCCTTAGGGAATGAAAAGGGAGGCCTTTATTTATTAAACCCGGATGATGGAACAGCGGAACAAATCAGTTATCCATTTATGGGCTCATTTAGTGAAGCTGTAAACGGATTCGCAGAAGATGATAAAGGATATATTTGGATGGCAACATGGGGAGGTATTTACCGGATCGATCCCGTATCGTTAAAAGTAGACAGCCTAGATATTCCAATCATCAAATCAAATGCAATTCTGGTTTGGGATATTCATATCGATCATAACCAGAATATTTGGTTTGCATCAAGAGTTGGACTGTTTTGCTTTAACCCAAAAAAAAATGCTTTCAGTCACTTCCAATTCGACCCACTGAACCCGCACAGTCTGCAAAATAACAAGACCTTTTCACTCATGGAAGATGACCAGGGTAATTTATGGATTTCGACCACAACTGGTATTTCCAGAATTCCTCTGTATCATAATCAAATATATTTTTTAAGTTTAAATCAAACCGTTGAAGACCAAAAAACACTTTCCTTTGATGGGGGAATTAATAAATTAATATTTGATAATAGTGGTAACCTTTGGGCTGCAACTCAGAGCGCTGGGACTTTTGCCTATAATTTAACAACTGACCAATATCAGAACTTCCTGCCCGGTGGATTGTCATACAATGTGCAGAAGGATGATCGGGGTGTTATGTGGGTTGTTGCTAGTTCAGGTGTTTTCTATTATGACGATGATAATAATAAAATGGTGTTCATTGCTGATGATTATCCACCCATAAGCAATGATAGTGTCGGTGCGGAAGCCCTGTGGGTTAAAAACAGTAAGGAATTGTGGTTTTTTGAGCCGAGTGGATTATACCAAATAAAACTGCAACCTTTTCAAATAAATCTGGCGCTTTCACACAAACAATGGGAGGCGAACCATATTTCAATGATCCCAATGGCCTTGCTTGGCGATTCAGAAGATCATTTTTTCCTTACCGGAGGTTCCAGTGGTCTCGTTTGGTTTGACGCCTTGAATGGGAGCCTAAAACAGTTTCCGGAATTTGGAAATAGTATTTTGGTGGGCAGTCATGTTCCGCACTTTTATATTGACAATAGAGACAGACTGGTTATTCCATTCCAGAATCAAACTAATTTTTATTATGTCGATGATCAGGGGAACTTAATACTCCAAGCTAGTTTTCCAAACGTGGTTGGAGCTGTTCATCAGGATTTATCCGGTAATTATTGGAGCATTGAATCGGATAAAATCACCAGGCTTGATCCGGATCGTGAAATGATGGAGGCATTCAATATTCGAGGATTGCGGTCATCACTGGATGGCTCCTTCTCGTCCGATAGTCTTGAATATTTATATTTGGGCACCTCGGGTGGAATATATGTGGTGAATCCTTCGAATTTCAAGCACATTTCGAATAAGTATGAATTATTATTTTCTGATCTGAGGATAAAAAACCATTCTGTCCCAATCGCAGCAAATTCTTCAGATACGCTGTCGTTCACATTACCCAAATCAATGCTCTATCTGAAATCGCTTACTTTGCCCCATAATATGAATGATTTTTCCATTGAGTTATCTTGTCTGGATTATAGTATCTCGAGAAAGGTCCGATATAAATACCAACTCACTGGGTACCAAAAAGACACGGTTTTTCTCAAACCTGGAGATAATCAGGCAGTATTCACTAATTTATCGCCAGGCAATTTTACATTAAAGGTATGGGCAACCGATCAGGAAAACCAATGGAGTAACCAACCAAATTTACTACCTATACAAATTTTAGCTCCCTGGTATTGGAGTTGGTGGTCAAAGCTGCTTTATTTATCAATATTGATAAGTTTGATTTTTGTCTTTTATTCTTATCACATCGGCCGCCGATTGGCCAGGGCAGAAGCCCAACAGATGCGCATCATAAATACGATGCAATCACGGATGTACACCAATATTACCCATGAATTTCGCACGCCGCTTACTGTTATTTCTGGAATGGTAGATCAAATTTTGAAAGAGCCTGAAATTTGGTTTCGTGATGGATTGGCGATGATTAAAAGAAATACTGGTCAGGTACTGGATTTGGTAAATCAGATGATGGATTTGGCCAAGATTGAATCTGGAAAATTAAACCTTCACTGGATACAGGGAGATCTGATTGCATACATTAAATATTTAAGTGAAACCTATACAGCATTAGCGAGTCAATGTGATATTCAATTTCATCTGATTGCCAATAATTCCAGTTTAATGATGGATTTTGATCCTGATAAATTCCAACTCATTCTTACCAACCTGGTTTATAATGCCATTAAATTTACCGATCCTGGTGGCCAGGTGTATTTAATAGTTGAGCAGGATTCTGAGAGTAGATTGGATAAGAATTGCATTATTCATTTGAAGGACACGGGTATTGGTATTGCCGAAGAAGGATTGTCGAAAATTTTCAACCGGTTTTATCAAACCGATGATTCTTCAACAAGAAAGTATGGAGGGACTGGAATTGGACTTGCTTTGGTAAAGGAATATGTGACATTGCTTGGTGGCAATATTTTGGTTAATAGCAAGTTGGGTGAAGGAACGCAATTTACTATAATTATTCCAATTCATCATAACGCCAAAATAAAGGAGAATCAATGGAGTACAGCAAATTCTGGATTTTCCGGTCTTGCTCCCCATTTAGAGTTAAGGAGTGCAGAAAGTAGCAGTGAAGCCAATCTGGACTATCCATTGGCATTAATAATAGAGGATAACCCCGATGTGCAAACCTATATTTCAGGCCTACTTAAAACCAAGTATCGAGTCATAACTGCACCGGATGGTGAATCTGGCGCTGATAAGGCATTTAAGCATATTCCAGATATCATTATTTCAGATATCATGATGCCCAAGAAAGATGGTTATGAGTTGGTAGATGCCTTGAAAACAGATGAAAGGACGAGTCACATTCCGATCATTCTTTTGACTGCAAAGGCGGATGAGGAATCCAGACTGGAAGGATTGTTAAAAGGAGCTGACGCATTCTTAACAAAGCCATTTAATCCCAAGGAGTTGGAGATAATCATTTCTCAGCAATTGAAAATTAGAGAACAATTACAAAAGAGCTTGGCTCAAATTGACCAGTTGAGAGAAATTAAACCCCAACAAATCAACGAAGTGGAAGAAAGGTTTATCCGAAAAATTCATTTGGTTTTGGAAACTAACCTGGATAGTGAATCATTTGGTGTTCCAGAGTTGTGTCAGGCACTTGGTATCAGCAGAACTCAACTTCACCGTAAGTTAAAGGCGATATCCAACTCGTCCACATCCCAATTCATCCGGAATTACCGTATGCAAAAGGCAAAGGAATTGTTGTTAACCACGGATATGAATGTTACGGAAGTTGGGTATGCAGTAGGATACATTAATCGTAGCCATTTCTCTCAGGATTTTGTCCAGGTTATGGGTCAACCACCTAGCAGTTATAAAAAGTAA
- a CDS encoding metallophosphoesterase, which produces MRFLIFIVFLGFIEWYAWQAIRHTGLYQLSWGRIFLNTLFWALAGLTVFYFSWLSLVGSHTLPKMLEMFIRTLVMANIIGGLFLGVFMFLDDLRRLFTGIGTLATKQTWHMPSRSAFMANLALMIGAIPFLSLMYGAVRNAYRYTLFRQKVPVAGLPKSLDGLRIVQISDIHSGSFYRETPIEKAVQMINELEPDLVCFTGDLVNNEATEIEPYLEVFSKVKAKYGVYSILGNHDYGDYVRWPSQADKQANFARLCSHHSDLGWDLLRNEHRVLDINGARIGIVGVENYSARLQFARYGDLKVANEGCPEVDFKLLLSHDPSHWHYEVTKDYRDIGLTLSGHTHGAQFGIEIPGFKWSPIEYIYKEWAGLYQDGEQYLYVNRGFGFLAYPGRVGILPEITCLELQAV; this is translated from the coding sequence ATGCGGTTTCTGATTTTCATTGTTTTTCTGGGTTTCATCGAGTGGTATGCATGGCAGGCCATTCGTCATACCGGGTTATACCAGCTCTCCTGGGGCCGGATTTTCTTAAATACCCTATTCTGGGCTCTGGCCGGACTGACGGTGTTTTACTTTTCCTGGTTGAGCTTGGTGGGTTCCCACACCTTACCCAAGATGCTGGAGATGTTTATCCGGACCCTGGTCATGGCCAACATCATCGGAGGCCTGTTCCTGGGTGTGTTTATGTTCCTGGATGACCTGCGCCGGTTATTTACCGGGATTGGTACATTGGCCACCAAACAGACCTGGCATATGCCGTCAAGATCGGCATTTATGGCCAACCTCGCCCTGATGATTGGCGCCATTCCATTCCTCTCACTGATGTATGGTGCCGTAAGGAATGCCTATCGATATACGTTATTCCGGCAGAAAGTTCCGGTTGCCGGGTTACCCAAATCGCTTGATGGGTTACGGATCGTCCAGATCAGTGACATACACTCCGGGAGTTTCTACCGGGAGACTCCAATCGAAAAAGCTGTTCAGATGATCAATGAGCTGGAACCGGATCTGGTTTGTTTTACCGGCGACCTTGTGAATAATGAAGCCACGGAAATCGAACCCTATCTGGAAGTTTTTAGCAAGGTCAAAGCGAAATACGGGGTTTACTCCATCCTGGGAAACCACGATTATGGTGATTATGTGCGGTGGCCGAGCCAGGCCGATAAACAAGCCAATTTTGCCAGGCTGTGCAGCCATCACAGCGACCTGGGATGGGATTTGCTGCGCAACGAACACCGGGTCCTGGATATCAATGGAGCCCGGATCGGTATTGTAGGTGTGGAGAATTATTCGGCCCGACTTCAGTTTGCACGGTACGGTGATTTGAAGGTAGCGAATGAGGGTTGTCCCGAAGTGGATTTCAAATTATTGCTTTCCCATGATCCCAGTCACTGGCACTATGAGGTGACCAAAGATTACCGTGATATCGGACTGACCCTTTCAGGACATACGCATGGTGCACAATTTGGGATAGAGATTCCCGGTTTTAAATGGAGCCCCATTGAATATATTTACAAGGAGTGGGCTGGCCTGTATCAGGATGGGGAACAGTATTTGTATGTAAACCGTGGATTTGGCTTTTTGGCATATCCCGGCAGAGTCGGTATCTTACCGGAAATCACCTGCCTGGAATTACAGGCGGTTTAA
- the topA gene encoding type I DNA topoisomerase yields MTKNLLIVESPAKAKTIEKFLGKDFTVKSSYGHIRDLAKGDKGVNIEKKFEPTYTVSPEKRKVVKELKDWVKKVDEVWLATDEDREGEAISWHLCRVLDLDEKQTKRIVFREITKPAIQQAIETPRHVDVNLVNAQQARRILDRLVGFELSELLWRKVKNKLSAGRVQSVAVKLIVEREREINQFDSSAYFKVKAHFTVKNGQGKDVELVATYTDNFNSEPEARAFLEKLKASQYTIHSIEVKPAYRKPAPPFTTSTLQQEASRKLGFSVSRTMIAAQRLYEAGHITYMRTDSTTLSNLALSQIAGLVESQYGKEYVKTRQFRSKQELAQEAHEAIRPTYVENESVSGDRDQVRLYDLIRKRAMASQMADARLEKTIVDIAISNLPGKFFEAEGEVLKFDGFLKVYLESKDDEEEDDHGSMLPPLKVGQILSCNFIDATQRYTKPPARYTEAGLVKKLEELGIGRPSTYAPTITKIMEEGRGYVVKDSRPGVERPYAVLTLVNGQIKSESKSEITGATKDRLYPTDMGMVVSDFLSEHFEKIMDYGFTADIEKEFDQIASGSREWRSMLEHFYDPFHELVEQTLENANRATGERILGTDPASGLTVSARVTRFGPVIQIGSREEVGEEGKPQFANLRTGMSIETVTLDEALDLFKLPKTMGNFRDQEVTVGVGRFGPYVKWGETFISLPRGTDPLKVDQEEAERVIHERINQDAPFGSYQGKPITKGKGRFGPFVKWEDLYVNVPRKYSLDTITEKEAIELIKAKVEKENNRYIQQWPEQKLSIENGRWGPFIRQGRAIIKIPKIDGEKVDAEKAKSLTLEQVLTIVKEAQK; encoded by the coding sequence ATGACGAAAAACTTATTGATAGTCGAGTCTCCAGCAAAAGCCAAAACCATTGAAAAATTTCTCGGTAAGGATTTTACCGTTAAATCCAGTTACGGACACATCCGTGATCTGGCCAAAGGAGATAAAGGCGTCAACATCGAGAAGAAATTTGAACCCACCTACACGGTTTCTCCAGAAAAGAGAAAGGTAGTCAAGGAGCTGAAAGACTGGGTGAAAAAGGTTGACGAAGTCTGGCTGGCGACGGACGAAGACCGGGAAGGGGAAGCCATCTCCTGGCACCTCTGCCGTGTCCTGGACCTGGATGAAAAGCAGACCAAACGGATCGTTTTTCGCGAGATCACCAAACCTGCCATTCAACAGGCCATAGAGACTCCCCGACATGTGGATGTCAATCTTGTGAATGCTCAGCAGGCACGCCGGATCCTGGACCGGCTGGTCGGGTTTGAACTTTCCGAATTGCTGTGGAGAAAAGTCAAGAACAAATTGTCCGCCGGCAGGGTACAATCGGTTGCGGTAAAACTGATCGTCGAACGGGAGCGGGAGATAAACCAGTTTGACAGTTCGGCGTACTTTAAAGTGAAGGCTCACTTTACAGTCAAGAACGGTCAGGGAAAGGATGTGGAGCTGGTAGCGACCTATACGGATAATTTTAATTCTGAACCGGAAGCCAGGGCCTTCCTAGAAAAATTAAAGGCCAGCCAGTATACCATTCATTCCATTGAAGTTAAACCTGCTTATCGCAAGCCGGCACCTCCGTTTACGACATCAACGCTTCAGCAGGAAGCAAGCCGGAAGCTGGGCTTCTCGGTAAGCCGAACCATGATCGCTGCTCAGCGGCTCTATGAAGCGGGACATATCACCTATATGCGGACGGATTCGACCACGCTCAGCAACCTGGCGCTTAGTCAGATCGCCGGTCTGGTCGAAAGCCAGTATGGGAAAGAATATGTAAAAACCAGGCAGTTCCGCAGCAAACAGGAACTGGCTCAGGAGGCCCACGAAGCAATACGGCCTACCTACGTAGAAAATGAAAGCGTATCTGGCGATCGTGACCAGGTCAGGCTATACGATTTGATCCGTAAGCGGGCAATGGCATCTCAGATGGCCGACGCCCGGCTGGAGAAAACCATCGTAGATATTGCCATCTCCAATCTTCCCGGAAAATTTTTTGAAGCCGAAGGTGAAGTATTGAAATTTGATGGATTCTTAAAGGTATATCTGGAATCCAAGGATGATGAAGAAGAGGACGATCACGGCAGCATGCTGCCTCCCCTGAAGGTAGGTCAGATCCTCAGTTGCAATTTCATCGATGCCACCCAGCGCTATACCAAACCTCCGGCAAGATATACCGAAGCCGGATTGGTAAAAAAACTGGAAGAATTGGGTATTGGTCGTCCCTCCACTTATGCTCCAACCATAACCAAAATTATGGAAGAAGGCCGGGGATATGTGGTTAAGGATAGCCGGCCGGGGGTGGAACGTCCCTATGCTGTCCTCACACTGGTAAACGGACAAATCAAAAGTGAATCGAAGTCTGAAATTACCGGTGCCACCAAAGACCGTTTGTATCCAACGGACATGGGCATGGTTGTCAGTGATTTTCTCTCGGAGCATTTTGAGAAGATCATGGATTATGGTTTCACTGCCGATATTGAAAAAGAATTTGACCAGATAGCATCCGGCTCGCGCGAATGGCGCTCCATGCTGGAGCATTTTTACGACCCATTTCACGAACTGGTGGAGCAGACACTGGAAAACGCCAACCGGGCTACAGGAGAACGTATTCTCGGTACGGACCCTGCCAGCGGCCTGACGGTATCTGCCCGGGTGACTCGTTTTGGACCGGTCATTCAGATCGGTTCACGCGAAGAAGTGGGTGAAGAGGGCAAGCCGCAGTTCGCCAATTTGCGAACCGGAATGTCCATTGAGACCGTGACACTGGATGAGGCATTGGACCTCTTTAAACTACCGAAAACCATGGGCAATTTCCGGGATCAGGAAGTTACCGTTGGCGTAGGTCGTTTTGGACCATATGTTAAATGGGGTGAGACCTTCATCTCGTTGCCACGGGGTACCGATCCGTTGAAGGTGGATCAGGAGGAAGCTGAACGTGTCATCCATGAACGTATCAACCAGGATGCACCATTTGGCAGTTATCAGGGTAAACCGATCACGAAAGGTAAAGGCCGTTTCGGTCCTTTTGTGAAATGGGAAGACCTCTACGTTAATGTGCCCAGGAAATATTCGTTGGACACCATCACCGAAAAGGAAGCCATAGAGCTGATCAAGGCAAAGGTGGAGAAAGAGAATAATCGGTATATCCAGCAATGGCCGGAACAAAAACTCAGCATTGAAAATGGCCGGTGGGGTCCATTTATACGTCAGGGCCGTGCGATCATTAAGATCCCCAAGATCGATGGTGAAAAGGTTGATGCTGAAAAAGCAAAATCACTTACACTTGAGCAAGTGTTGACCATCGTCAAGGAAGCCCAGAAATAA